One window from the genome of Longimicrobiales bacterium encodes:
- a CDS encoding MBL fold metallo-hydrolase has protein sequence MSSERPRSVRGPGGVFLDPWFTPADRRSFSHFLRWRLARLREGVAPDPRPDELQPARPQLVDRVAGEVRLTWVGHSTYLIQLPGANLLTDPVWSRRVSPVQWAGPARIRPPGVAFDELPPIDAVLLSHDHFDHLDRPTVRRLHRRFGEGLQWIAPLGHADWLRRQGIRSATDLDWWEGTRVRTKAGELEVTALPARHWTRRGPAASPRLWASFALRADGVNVYYGGDSALAPFYDHIGREHSPFDAVLLPIGAYEPRWFMQPAHMSPEEAVEAYQQLGARGLFAAMHWGTFRLSDEPPLDPPQRTRAAWQNAGLPEHDLWIPRHGETKILRK, from the coding sequence ATGAGCAGTGAGCGGCCGCGCTCCGTGCGCGGGCCCGGCGGCGTGTTCCTCGATCCGTGGTTCACACCGGCGGATCGTCGCTCGTTTTCCCATTTTCTCCGCTGGCGCCTTGCCCGGCTGCGCGAGGGCGTCGCTCCTGATCCGCGTCCGGATGAGCTGCAGCCCGCACGGCCCCAGCTCGTCGACAGGGTCGCGGGCGAAGTCCGCCTCACGTGGGTCGGCCATTCGACGTACCTGATCCAGCTTCCCGGCGCCAACCTGCTGACCGACCCCGTCTGGAGCCGGCGTGTCTCGCCCGTGCAGTGGGCCGGGCCCGCCCGGATCCGGCCGCCGGGCGTCGCATTCGACGAGCTGCCGCCCATCGATGCGGTGCTCCTGTCGCACGACCACTTCGACCACCTGGACCGGCCGACCGTGCGCCGCCTCCACCGGCGGTTCGGTGAAGGGCTGCAGTGGATCGCGCCCCTGGGCCATGCGGACTGGCTGCGTCGGCAGGGCATCAGGAGCGCGACCGACCTCGACTGGTGGGAGGGCACGCGCGTGCGTACAAAGGCGGGCGAGCTGGAGGTGACCGCGCTGCCCGCCCGCCACTGGACGCGCCGCGGGCCGGCGGCCAGCCCGCGCCTCTGGGCCTCCTTCGCCCTGCGTGCCGACGGCGTCAACGTCTACTACGGCGGTGACAGCGCGCTCGCCCCGTTCTACGACCACATCGGCCGCGAGCACTCTCCCTTCGACGCCGTGCTGCTTCCCATCGGCGCCTACGAGCCTCGCTGGTTCATGCAGCCGGCGCACATGTCACCGGAGGAGGCCGTCGAGGCCTACCAGCAGCTCGGCGCCCGCGGCCTCTTCGCCGCCATGCACTGGGGCACCTTCCGCCTGTCCGACGAACCCCCGCTCGACCCCCCGCAGCGCACCCGGGCCGCATGGCAGAACGCCGGCCTGCCCGAGCACGACCTGTGGATCCCGAGGCACGGCGAAACAAAGATCCTGAGGAAGTAG
- the rpsU gene encoding 30S ribosomal protein S21, which yields MIEIQIGEGDRIEWALKQFRRKMLRSGLFKDMKKKRFYEKPSEAKKRKAADARRRTARAKRRGR from the coding sequence ATGATCGAGATCCAGATCGGCGAAGGCGATCGCATCGAGTGGGCGCTGAAGCAGTTCCGTCGCAAGATGCTGCGCTCGGGGCTCTTCAAGGACATGAAGAAGAAGCGCTTCTACGAGAAGCCCAGCGAGGCGAAGAAGCGGAAGGCGGCGGACGCGCGTCGTCGTACCGCGCGCGCCAAGCGCCGCGGCCGGTAG
- the mpl gene encoding UDP-N-acetylmuramate:L-alanyl-gamma-D-glutamyl-meso-diaminopimelate ligase: MQRRHYHLIGIAGTAMGSLAGLLKSAGHHVTGSDENVYPPMSTQLQSLGIPYAEGFGPQNLDPRPDVVVVGNAISRGNPELEYVLDEGLYYTAAAVVIKEEFLRGRHVLAVAGTHGKTTTTSILAWLLEVAGFNPSFLIGGVAENFGSSFRLTDSDYFVIEADEYDTAYFDKGPKMWHYLPRTAIVGNIEFDHADIYRDEEAYRFAFSRFINQIPRSGTLVAGWESPIVRELAANSFAPVASFGLTEAALTWAARDIRYDEDMTRFVVLHEGREWGTVETPLAGAYNVRNCLAAIGAAHAVGAEPAKVQEALRTFRSVRRRMELRGVVRGVTVIDDFAHHPTAVDGTLRAARQRYDGRRIVAVFEPRSYTAQRREFQEPYTRALELADEIVLAGLFHPERYTKQTALDPHEVVASLQSSGRVAAYIPEVDRIVAHLADSASDGDVIVIMSNGGFGGIHDKLLAALENHRTTTPGEHDA, encoded by the coding sequence TTGCAGCGCAGGCACTACCACCTGATCGGCATCGCCGGCACGGCGATGGGCTCGCTGGCGGGGCTGCTGAAGTCGGCCGGGCATCACGTCACCGGCTCCGACGAAAACGTCTACCCGCCGATGTCGACGCAGCTGCAGTCGCTGGGCATTCCGTACGCGGAAGGCTTCGGCCCGCAGAATCTCGATCCGCGGCCGGACGTGGTCGTCGTCGGAAACGCGATCTCGCGCGGCAATCCCGAGCTGGAGTACGTCCTCGACGAGGGGCTGTACTACACGGCGGCGGCGGTCGTGATCAAGGAGGAGTTCCTGCGTGGCCGGCATGTGCTGGCGGTCGCGGGCACGCACGGCAAGACCACCACCACGTCCATCCTGGCCTGGCTGCTCGAGGTCGCGGGGTTCAACCCGTCGTTCCTGATCGGCGGTGTGGCCGAGAACTTCGGCAGCTCGTTCCGCCTGACCGACTCCGACTACTTCGTGATCGAGGCCGACGAGTACGACACCGCGTACTTCGACAAGGGTCCGAAGATGTGGCACTACCTGCCGCGCACGGCCATCGTCGGCAACATCGAGTTCGATCACGCGGACATCTACCGCGACGAGGAGGCGTACCGCTTCGCGTTCTCGCGCTTCATCAACCAGATCCCGCGCAGTGGCACGCTGGTGGCCGGCTGGGAGTCGCCGATCGTGCGTGAGCTCGCGGCGAATTCGTTCGCGCCGGTTGCATCGTTCGGGTTGACCGAAGCCGCCCTGACCTGGGCCGCGCGCGACATCCGCTACGACGAGGACATGACGCGCTTCGTCGTGCTGCACGAAGGCCGTGAGTGGGGCACAGTCGAGACACCGCTCGCCGGTGCGTACAACGTGCGCAACTGTCTCGCGGCGATCGGCGCCGCCCATGCGGTGGGTGCCGAGCCGGCGAAGGTGCAGGAAGCGCTGCGCACGTTCCGCTCGGTGCGACGTCGCATGGAGCTGCGCGGCGTGGTGCGCGGCGTCACCGTGATCGACGACTTCGCGCATCATCCGACTGCGGTGGACGGGACCCTGCGCGCTGCGCGGCAGCGCTACGACGGGCGTCGCATCGTCGCGGTGTTCGAGCCGCGCAGCTATACGGCACAGCGTCGCGAATTCCAGGAACCGTACACGCGCGCGCTCGAGCTGGCGGACGAGATCGTTCTTGCCGGACTGTTCCATCCGGAACGCTACACGAAACAGACGGCGCTCGACCCGCACGAGGTCGTCGCGTCGCTGCAGTCGAGCGGCCGCGTGGCCGCCTACATCCCTGAGGTCGACAGGATCGTCGCGCACCTCGCGGACAGCGCGAGCGACGGTGACGTGATCGTCATCATGTCGAACGGCGGCTTCGGCGGGATCCATGACAAGCTCCTCGCCGCCCTGGAAAATCATCGCACCACCACCCCGGGAGAGCACGATGCGTAG
- a CDS encoding S9 family peptidase, translating into MRSKTFVVLALLLVATPLSAQKRAFTPADWYRLTTLSDPALSPDGSQIAFTVTTVKEKENKRHSEIWVVPARGGEPVRFTAPGVESSSPWWSPDGSLLLFTSRRPGGDGDGNTWALRMDRPGGEAFQADGYRRGSMPRSGAFVVFAEEPDGDEESDSTEAEGPFAKMKPMARPPHDAITQPLNSARFDGMHIVDLPYKRNGPGFTPNRDEPREWQAAQIYRQALGDTARVQLTRAAYSHRNVAVSPDGRWIAFTADASLRPDSVVEAERDSLARLPYDPVRDEQPRNDVDIYVMPIDGGEPRKVAEHMGNEAQLTWSPDSRRIAFMASETRTAPRRIYIVDRQGGTPRNVLTDWQYEPSGMEWRSGDELLFTAAIGGRTALHRLDTDDGRITELLGGRRRINDVSYDRDMERVAYVATSVTAPTELYVADVDGDNERRLTAFNEALNAEIAWPEAERFTYESVGGREIEAWLMKPYGYQEGQKYPLVLYIHGGPHSAYGENWFDEFHNIAGAGMFVLYTNPRGSSGYGADFTYTTRARWGMEDYEDIMKAVDIVAQRPDVDSTRMGVTGGSYGGFMTAWITTKTDRFKAAQTDRMISNWWSWYGTSDAQGLTEFEFHGKPWDNPELYDELSPIRYARNVSTPTLIVQSEEDHRTPMTDAEQWFVALKKHGVPVEFVRYPRSTHDLSRTGEPWLLVDRLGRLRQWFSHWLEVDPAVTADQQ; encoded by the coding sequence ATGCGTAGCAAGACCTTCGTCGTACTGGCGCTGCTGCTGGTTGCGACGCCGCTCAGCGCGCAGAAGCGGGCGTTCACGCCAGCCGACTGGTATCGGCTGACCACGCTGAGTGATCCGGCGCTGTCGCCGGACGGCTCGCAGATCGCGTTCACCGTGACGACGGTGAAGGAGAAGGAGAACAAGCGGCACTCGGAGATCTGGGTGGTGCCGGCGCGCGGTGGCGAGCCGGTCCGCTTCACGGCGCCCGGCGTGGAGAGCTCGAGCCCGTGGTGGTCGCCGGATGGTTCGCTGCTGCTGTTCACGTCGCGGCGGCCCGGCGGCGACGGCGACGGCAACACGTGGGCGCTGCGGATGGACCGACCGGGCGGCGAGGCGTTCCAGGCAGATGGCTACCGCCGTGGCTCGATGCCGAGGAGCGGCGCGTTCGTGGTCTTTGCCGAGGAGCCGGACGGCGACGAGGAGTCCGACTCGACGGAGGCGGAAGGCCCGTTCGCGAAGATGAAGCCGATGGCGCGGCCGCCGCACGACGCGATCACGCAACCACTGAACTCGGCGCGCTTCGACGGCATGCACATCGTCGATCTGCCGTACAAGCGAAATGGCCCGGGCTTCACGCCGAACCGCGACGAGCCGCGCGAGTGGCAGGCCGCGCAGATCTACCGCCAGGCGCTCGGCGACACGGCCAGGGTGCAGCTCACGCGCGCAGCCTATTCGCATCGCAATGTTGCCGTCTCGCCCGACGGCCGCTGGATCGCGTTCACCGCGGACGCCTCACTGCGGCCGGACTCCGTCGTCGAGGCCGAACGCGACTCGCTCGCGCGCCTGCCGTACGACCCGGTCCGCGACGAGCAGCCGCGCAATGACGTGGACATCTACGTGATGCCGATCGACGGCGGCGAGCCGCGCAAGGTGGCGGAGCACATGGGCAACGAAGCACAGCTCACGTGGTCGCCGGACAGCCGCCGCATCGCGTTCATGGCGAGCGAGACACGCACCGCGCCGCGCCGCATCTACATCGTGGACCGCCAGGGCGGCACCCCGCGCAACGTGCTGACCGACTGGCAGTACGAGCCGTCCGGGATGGAGTGGCGCTCCGGTGATGAGTTGCTGTTCACGGCAGCGATCGGCGGACGCACGGCGCTGCACCGGCTCGATACGGACGATGGCCGGATCACGGAGCTGCTCGGCGGACGCCGTCGCATCAACGACGTGAGCTACGACCGCGACATGGAGCGCGTCGCCTACGTCGCGACGTCGGTCACCGCGCCCACGGAGCTGTACGTCGCCGACGTCGACGGCGACAACGAGCGTCGCCTGACGGCATTCAATGAGGCGCTCAACGCGGAGATCGCGTGGCCGGAGGCGGAGCGTTTCACGTACGAGTCGGTCGGAGGCCGCGAGATCGAGGCGTGGCTGATGAAGCCGTACGGCTACCAGGAGGGGCAGAAGTATCCGCTCGTCCTCTACATCCACGGTGGCCCGCACTCCGCGTACGGCGAGAACTGGTTCGACGAGTTCCACAACATCGCGGGCGCCGGGATGTTCGTGCTGTACACGAACCCGCGCGGCTCCTCGGGCTACGGCGCCGACTTCACGTACACGACACGCGCGCGCTGGGGCATGGAGGACTACGAGGACATCATGAAGGCGGTCGATATCGTCGCGCAGCGGCCGGACGTCGACTCGACGCGCATGGGCGTGACGGGCGGCAGCTACGGCGGCTTCATGACCGCGTGGATCACGACGAAGACAGACCGGTTCAAGGCAGCGCAGACCGACCGCATGATCTCCAACTGGTGGTCATGGTACGGCACCAGCGACGCGCAGGGGCTGACGGAGTTCGAGTTCCATGGCAAGCCGTGGGACAACCCCGAGCTCTACGACGAGCTTTCCCCCATCCGCTACGCGCGCAACGTGAGCACGCCGACGCTGATCGTGCAGTCCGAGGAAGACCACCGCACGCCGATGACGGACGCGGAGCAGTGGTTCGTCGCGCTGAAGAAGCACGGTGTGCCGGTCGAGTTCGTCCGTTACCCACGTTCGACGCATGACCTGTCGCGCACCGGCGAGCCATGGCTGCTCGTGGACCGGCTCGGCCGGCTGAGACAGTGGTTCTCGCACTGGCTGGAGGTTGATCCGGCGGTGACGGCGGATCAGCAGTAG
- a CDS encoding phospholipase D-like domain-containing protein — MSDILAGPWWMNVLAAIGVLAIGTAIITLFFKLGRRPDRIWSHAGPPLGSADFMRGIAGIVNAPIRHGGTAELLSNGDSYFPRMLEDFERAERTINVSAYIWEPGDISEKVLDVLARRAADGVEVRVLVDAIGGLRIPDDGVERLRQAGGKVERYRPPVFGKLTRVHRRNHRRAIVIDGRIGYTGGAAFGDKWVGDARNEDEWRDDMVRLTGCAAGTLQPAFTELWAYTCGEILTSTDHYPDHDSYEDPGSAAHRIDWHTGVVSSPSSDEYPLRLFFLLTFLSARERLYITTPYFTPDRNTRHILAQRARDGVDVRLLMPNEHTDAAPIRRTSHYYYEPLLEAGVRIYEYQPTMVHSKLLVADGIWSIVGSANMDIRSKELNNENIVAIQDASFAQSLEEQFLEDLERAVEFDLETWRTRPWRSRVVERLSAVFAEQY; from the coding sequence ATGAGCGACATCCTCGCCGGACCCTGGTGGATGAACGTCCTCGCCGCCATCGGCGTGCTGGCGATCGGGACCGCCATCATCACGCTGTTCTTCAAACTCGGGCGCCGCCCCGACCGGATCTGGTCGCATGCCGGACCGCCGCTCGGCAGTGCCGACTTCATGCGGGGCATTGCCGGGATCGTGAATGCCCCGATCCGCCACGGCGGGACCGCTGAGCTGCTCAGCAACGGTGACAGCTATTTCCCGCGGATGCTCGAGGACTTCGAGCGCGCGGAGCGCACAATCAACGTGTCCGCTTACATCTGGGAACCGGGCGACATCTCTGAGAAGGTGCTCGACGTCCTCGCGCGACGCGCTGCCGATGGCGTCGAGGTGCGCGTGCTCGTCGACGCGATCGGTGGGCTGCGGATTCCGGATGACGGGGTCGAGCGACTGCGACAGGCGGGTGGCAAGGTCGAGCGATACCGGCCGCCGGTGTTCGGCAAGCTCACGCGTGTGCACCGCCGGAACCACCGTCGCGCGATCGTGATCGATGGGCGGATCGGCTACACCGGCGGCGCCGCATTCGGCGACAAGTGGGTCGGTGACGCGCGCAACGAGGACGAGTGGCGCGATGACATGGTGCGTCTGACCGGCTGCGCGGCCGGAACACTGCAGCCCGCGTTCACGGAGCTCTGGGCCTACACCTGCGGCGAGATCCTGACCAGCACCGATCACTACCCCGACCACGACTCCTACGAGGATCCTGGATCGGCGGCTCATCGCATCGACTGGCACACAGGCGTAGTCAGCTCACCATCCTCCGACGAGTACCCGCTCCGCCTGTTCTTTCTGCTCACGTTCCTGAGCGCGCGCGAGCGCCTCTACATCACCACCCCGTACTTTACGCCGGACCGCAACACCCGGCACATCCTGGCGCAGCGCGCCCGTGACGGCGTCGACGTCCGGCTGCTCATGCCGAACGAGCACACCGACGCCGCCCCGATCCGCCGCACCAGCCACTACTACTACGAGCCGCTCCTCGAGGCCGGCGTCCGCATCTACGAGTACCAGCCGACGATGGTCCATTCCAAGCTGCTCGTCGCCGACGGCATCTGGAGCATCGTCGGCTCCGCCAACATGGACATCCGCTCCAAGGAGCTGAACAACGAAAACATCGTGGCGATCCAGGACGCGAGCTTCGCGCAGTCTCTCGAGGAGCAGTTCCTCGAGGACCTCGAGCGTGCTGTGGAGTTCGATCTCGAGACGTGGAGAACGCGGCCATGGCGGAGCAGGGTGGTCGAGCGGCTGTCGGCTGTGTTTGCCGAGCAGTACTGA